Proteins encoded by one window of bacterium:
- the serC gene encoding 3-phosphoserine/phosphohydroxythreonine transaminase: protein MGRVYNFSAGPAAIPVEVLEQAQREMLDWNGSGMSVMEMSHRGKDYLSIAEKAEADLRALMAIPANYKVLFLQGGASQQFAMVPMNLLGGRKSADYVNTGAWSKKAISEAKKFCAPKIAATTEADKFMRAPKASELQLDPDAAYVHYTPNETIGGVEFPYIPETGGVPLVGDFSSTILSRPLDVTKFGVVYAGAQKNIGPAGMAVVIIREDLVGKAPEGTPTMLDYKTHAAEGSMYNTPPTYTWYIAGLVFAWLLKNGGLTAMGELNARKAKKLYAAIDGSGGFYKNPVEVASRSWMNIPFTLPKPELDEVFLKEAKKAGLVTLKGHRSVGGMRASIYNAMPEAGVDALIAFMKDFAQRNG from the coding sequence ATGGGTCGGGTCTACAACTTCAGCGCGGGGCCGGCGGCGATCCCCGTCGAGGTCCTGGAGCAGGCGCAGCGCGAGATGCTCGACTGGAACGGCTCGGGCATGTCCGTGATGGAGATGAGCCACCGCGGCAAGGACTATCTGTCCATCGCCGAGAAGGCCGAGGCGGACCTGCGGGCGCTCATGGCCATCCCCGCGAACTACAAGGTCCTCTTCCTGCAGGGCGGCGCCTCGCAGCAGTTCGCGATGGTGCCGATGAACCTGCTCGGCGGCAGGAAGAGCGCCGACTACGTCAACACCGGCGCCTGGTCGAAGAAGGCCATTTCCGAGGCCAAGAAGTTCTGCGCGCCGAAGATCGCCGCGACGACCGAGGCCGACAAGTTCATGCGCGCGCCGAAGGCCTCCGAGCTGCAGCTCGACCCCGACGCCGCGTACGTGCACTACACGCCGAACGAGACGATCGGCGGCGTGGAGTTCCCGTACATCCCCGAGACGGGCGGCGTGCCGCTCGTCGGCGACTTCTCGTCGACGATCCTCTCGCGCCCGCTGGACGTCACGAAGTTCGGCGTCGTCTACGCCGGCGCCCAGAAGAACATCGGCCCGGCGGGCATGGCGGTGGTCATCATCCGCGAGGACCTCGTCGGCAAGGCCCCCGAGGGGACGCCGACGATGCTCGACTACAAGACCCACGCGGCGGAAGGCTCGATGTACAACACGCCGCCGACCTACACCTGGTACATCGCCGGCCTGGTCTTCGCCTGGCTGCTCAAGAACGGCGGCCTCACGGCGATGGGCGAGCTCAACGCGCGCAAGGCGAAGAAGCTCTATGCGGCGATCGACGGCTCGGGCGGCTTCTACAAGAACCCGGTCGAGGTCGCCTCGCGCTCCTGGATGAACATCCCCTTCACGCTGCCGAAGCCCGAGCTGGACGAGGTCTTCCTCAAGGAGGCCAAGAAGGCGGGGCTCGTCACGCTCAAGGGCCACCGCTCCGTCGGCGGCATGCGCGCCAGCATCTACAACGCCATGCCCGAGGCGGGCGTGGACGCGCTCATCGCGTTCATGAAGGACTTCGCCCAGCGCAACGGCTAG
- the phnD gene encoding phosphate/phosphite/phosphonate ABC transporter substrate-binding protein has product MKDRLTVRIVLLAILLPLGGILAVSVAVRQRIRSGYLEVSRSQAGALAEVVARNIERTMLDGRADITRKAVADLRALPGIADVAVLDAGGRAAFATDAPPLEREALERLRSGGSFTRDERDSLVFYRPLANGPECRRCHGGDGSLLGAVKVAVSLAEPIRQGRAPIATAFAWSLAGTLIMGGLLWWVLHRLVVQPATRLRAAAAAVAAGDLGVDPGVTGRDEMGALGDALRRAVQGMAEVVRRVHDVARRVEGISERTEQKSAEVVRATTVETQSFENIAASMQELNASVGQIAREVEVLAAASAEVDEAGREGARSATEVLERAKELTEVVEGTADAVAMLSHTVRELSWGANHVTDVSGATLAAVHHLEETVRAVETAAAASAEHTARVRREAEELGVGSVRRALEGMEHIRESVGRTSAHLDTLGGLSQRIGEILDVIDEVTDQTGLLALNAAILAAQAGEDGAGFQVVATEIRKLAVRTAGSTEAIADVVRGVRREIDGAVSSMGEGMARVEQGMAFAREAGAALQTIVGSASAATAAAAAIPERTAGQAEDLGKVRDSMGRLDQMASFLAQGSEEQRREADRIQRSTHAAVEVARRIREANAAQNEVGRRLATTAGQLAEGVQRIAGSLAEEREGSAQIMQALVRVVDLPRQNRAEALRINQALREILGGTELLRAEAGQFRVPAEAAADVLRLGVLPLESPAAMHRRFTPLAAHLARRLGRPVELRVALDFAEAVSDLDEGKTQLAWLSPSTFVQARTRCGARLLVTALRAGRPVQHAVIVTRRGSGISSLAELRGRTFAFGDPRSTSSHIVPRAMLLEAGIALEDLAGHDHLGHHDAVARAVLAGEYDAGAVMETVAARLAAEGLVAIAQSPPVPEFCLCVRGDFPESLGQRLQAELIALGTTEGGGGEILAAIAEGYTGFAAGRAEDYDAIRGMMERLRLAQY; this is encoded by the coding sequence ATGAAGGACCGCCTGACGGTTCGCATCGTACTGCTCGCGATCCTCCTCCCGCTCGGCGGCATCCTCGCGGTCAGCGTCGCCGTGCGCCAACGCATCCGGTCGGGCTATCTCGAGGTCAGCCGCTCACAGGCCGGAGCCCTCGCCGAGGTGGTCGCCCGGAACATCGAGCGGACGATGCTCGACGGCCGCGCCGACATCACGCGCAAGGCGGTTGCCGACCTGCGCGCGCTGCCGGGCATCGCGGATGTCGCGGTGCTCGACGCCGGCGGCCGCGCCGCCTTCGCGACCGACGCGCCCCCCCTGGAGCGGGAGGCGCTCGAGCGGCTGCGATCCGGGGGGAGCTTCACGCGCGACGAGCGCGACTCCCTCGTCTTCTACCGCCCCCTGGCCAACGGCCCGGAGTGCCGGCGCTGTCACGGCGGTGACGGCTCCCTGCTCGGCGCCGTCAAGGTCGCCGTCTCTCTCGCCGAACCGATCCGCCAGGGACGGGCGCCGATCGCCACGGCGTTCGCCTGGTCGCTGGCCGGGACGCTCATCATGGGCGGACTGCTCTGGTGGGTCCTCCACCGGCTCGTGGTGCAGCCGGCGACGCGGCTGCGCGCCGCGGCAGCGGCAGTCGCGGCCGGGGACCTCGGCGTCGACCCCGGTGTCACGGGCCGCGACGAGATGGGCGCCCTCGGCGACGCCCTGCGCCGCGCGGTGCAGGGGATGGCGGAGGTCGTCAGGCGCGTCCACGACGTGGCGCGGCGGGTCGAGGGCATCTCGGAGCGCACGGAGCAGAAGTCGGCGGAGGTCGTCCGCGCGACGACCGTCGAGACGCAGTCCTTCGAGAACATCGCCGCCTCGATGCAGGAACTCAACGCCTCGGTCGGGCAGATCGCGCGCGAGGTCGAGGTGCTCGCCGCCGCCTCCGCCGAGGTGGACGAGGCGGGGCGCGAGGGCGCCCGGAGCGCCACCGAGGTCCTGGAGCGCGCGAAGGAGCTGACGGAGGTCGTCGAGGGGACCGCGGACGCCGTCGCCATGCTCTCGCACACGGTCCGCGAGCTCAGCTGGGGGGCGAACCACGTCACCGATGTCTCGGGGGCGACGCTCGCGGCCGTGCACCACCTCGAGGAGACCGTGCGCGCCGTCGAGACCGCGGCGGCGGCGTCCGCCGAGCACACGGCCCGGGTGCGCCGCGAGGCCGAGGAGCTCGGCGTCGGCTCGGTCCGGCGGGCCCTCGAGGGCATGGAGCACATCCGCGAGTCGGTCGGCCGCACCTCCGCGCACCTCGACACCCTCGGCGGGCTCTCCCAGCGCATCGGCGAGATCCTCGACGTCATCGACGAGGTCACCGACCAGACCGGCCTGCTGGCGCTCAACGCGGCGATCCTCGCAGCGCAGGCCGGCGAGGACGGGGCGGGCTTCCAGGTGGTGGCCACCGAGATCCGCAAGCTCGCGGTGCGGACGGCCGGCTCGACGGAGGCGATCGCGGACGTCGTGCGCGGGGTGCGGCGGGAGATTGACGGCGCGGTCTCCTCGATGGGCGAGGGCATGGCGCGGGTGGAGCAGGGCATGGCCTTCGCGCGCGAGGCGGGCGCCGCGCTCCAGACCATCGTCGGCAGCGCGTCGGCGGCGACCGCCGCTGCCGCGGCCATCCCGGAACGGACGGCGGGCCAGGCCGAGGACCTCGGGAAGGTGCGCGACTCGATGGGGCGGCTCGACCAGATGGCCTCGTTCCTCGCGCAGGGGTCCGAGGAGCAGCGCCGCGAGGCGGACCGGATCCAGCGCTCCACCCACGCCGCCGTCGAGGTGGCGCGACGCATCCGCGAGGCCAACGCCGCGCAGAACGAGGTCGGCCGGCGCCTCGCGACGACCGCCGGGCAGCTGGCCGAGGGCGTGCAGCGCATCGCCGGCTCCCTCGCGGAGGAGCGCGAAGGCAGCGCCCAGATCATGCAGGCGCTCGTGCGCGTCGTCGATCTGCCGCGGCAGAACCGCGCCGAGGCCCTGCGCATCAACCAGGCCCTGCGCGAGATCCTCGGCGGGACGGAGCTGCTGCGCGCCGAGGCCGGGCAGTTCCGCGTCCCGGCGGAGGCCGCCGCCGACGTGCTGCGCCTCGGCGTGCTGCCGCTGGAGAGCCCGGCGGCGATGCACCGGCGCTTCACGCCGCTGGCGGCGCACCTGGCGCGGCGCCTCGGCCGGCCCGTGGAGCTGCGGGTGGCGCTGGACTTCGCGGAGGCGGTGTCGGACCTGGACGAGGGGAAGACGCAGCTGGCGTGGCTCTCGCCATCGACCTTCGTGCAGGCCCGCACGCGCTGCGGGGCGCGGCTGCTGGTGACGGCGCTGCGCGCCGGCCGCCCCGTGCAGCACGCCGTGATCGTGACGCGGCGCGGCTCCGGGATCTCCTCGCTGGCGGAGCTGCGCGGGCGCACGTTCGCGTTCGGCGACCCGCGCTCGACGTCGAGCCACATCGTGCCGCGGGCGATGCTCCTGGAGGCGGGGATCGCACTCGAGGACCTCGCCGGCCACGACCACCTCGGCCACCACGACGCGGTGGCGCGGGCGGTGCTGGCGGGCGAGTACGACGCCGGCGCGGTGATGGAAACGGTCGCCGCGCGCCTGGCGGCCGAGGGGCTCGTCGCGATCGCGCAGTCGCCTCCGGTCCCCGAGTTCTGCCTCTGCGTCCGCGGCGACTTCCCGGAGTCGCTCGGGCAGCGGCTGCAGGCCGAGTTGATCGCGCTCGGCACGACCGAGGGCGGGGGCGGGGAGATCCTGGCGGCGATCGCCGAGGGCTACACGGGGTTCGCGGCGGGGCGCGCCGAGGACTACGACGCGATCCGGGGGATGATGGAGCGGCTCCGGCTCGCGCAGTACTAG
- a CDS encoding response regulator: MGQARKVVLVVEDEESIAELLRYNLEKAGFSAVLAGSGEEALSLAGQRRPDLVLLDLMLPGIDGLEVCRLLKKDARTEHIPIVMLTARGEEADIVAGLELGADDYLTKPFSPRVLLAHIRATLRRTSSAPAPAGATRAAGGIFLDRGRREVLVGEARVDLTFTEFEVLWLLAGRPGMVFTRSQIVDAVRGADYPVTERSVDVQVVGLRRKLGEAGNLVETVRGVGYRFRA, from the coding sequence ATGGGCCAGGCGCGGAAGGTGGTCCTCGTCGTCGAGGACGAGGAGAGCATCGCGGAGCTGCTGCGCTACAACCTGGAGAAGGCGGGGTTCTCCGCGGTCCTCGCGGGGAGCGGCGAGGAGGCGCTGTCGCTCGCCGGGCAGCGGCGGCCCGATCTTGTCCTGCTCGACCTGATGCTGCCCGGCATCGATGGGCTCGAGGTCTGCCGCCTGCTGAAGAAGGACGCGAGGACCGAGCACATCCCCATCGTCATGCTGACGGCGCGTGGCGAGGAGGCCGACATCGTCGCGGGCCTGGAGCTGGGGGCGGACGACTACCTGACGAAGCCCTTCAGCCCGCGCGTCCTGCTGGCGCACATCCGGGCCACGCTGCGCCGGACCTCGTCGGCGCCGGCGCCGGCAGGCGCCACGCGCGCCGCCGGGGGGATCTTCCTGGACCGGGGACGGCGCGAGGTCCTCGTCGGCGAGGCGCGGGTCGATCTGACCTTCACGGAATTCGAGGTGCTCTGGCTGCTCGCGGGCCGTCCGGGAATGGTCTTCACGCGATCGCAGATCGTCGACGCCGTGCGGGGCGCCGACTACCCCGTGACGGAGCGCTCCGTGGACGTCCAGGTCGTCGGCCTGCGCCGCAAGCTCGGCGAGGCCGGCAACCTCGTCGAGACCGTCCGCGGGGTCGGCTACCGTTTCCGCGCCTGA